One Ammoniphilus sp. CFH 90114 genomic window carries:
- a CDS encoding DUF5654 family protein: MSKKIMEQIITLFTAGFGVIAALAWNEAVQSLFDRWFLFPSDTVKAKFFYAITVTIIAVLITSLFAGLRQKQDDE, from the coding sequence ATGAGCAAAAAAATAATGGAACAAATCATAACGCTATTTACTGCAGGTTTCGGTGTTATTGCTGCACTTGCATGGAATGAAGCTGTTCAATCCTTATTTGATAGGTGGTTTTTATTCCCTTCTGATACGGTGAAGGCTAAATTTTTTTATGCTATTACAGTTACAATTATTGCAGTTCTTATTACTAGTCTTTTCGCAGGGTTGAGGCAAAAGCAAGATGATGAATAG
- a CDS encoding multidrug resistance efflux transporter family protein, whose protein sequence is MRSILLGVSAAFFFAFTFVLNRSMDLSGGSWMWTASLRFIFMVPLLGALVLLRGKFRTLIQEMRKNPKAWLLWSFLGFGLFYAPLCIAAAYGPGWLIAGTWQITIISGSLLVPLFYETIHTSGGTIKRRGIIPWKGLSMSLLILAGIILMQIQHAQNVSVAEVLMVLIPVLIASFAYPLGNRKMMEVCEGRLDAFERVLGMTIASLPIWILLAVIAFVDTGMPSSSQTFQSFVVALASGVIATVLFFKATDMVKGDMQRLASVEATQSLAVVFTLIGEISILSGALPPLLSWIGVLLVVIGMVLHSYNSRRKSNSTKNQKQTVSA, encoded by the coding sequence ATGCGCTCTATCTTGTTAGGAGTCAGTGCTGCTTTCTTTTTTGCCTTCACCTTCGTCTTAAATCGATCCATGGATCTTTCTGGAGGAAGTTGGATGTGGACCGCTTCCCTTCGATTTATTTTCATGGTACCTTTACTTGGAGCCCTCGTCCTGTTGCGAGGCAAGTTTCGTACTCTTATTCAAGAGATGCGCAAAAATCCAAAAGCATGGTTACTGTGGAGTTTCCTTGGATTTGGATTATTTTATGCACCCCTTTGTATTGCAGCGGCTTATGGACCAGGATGGCTTATTGCAGGCACTTGGCAAATAACGATTATTTCGGGATCTTTACTTGTACCTCTATTTTATGAGACCATCCATACCTCTGGAGGTACAATAAAGAGAAGAGGAATCATTCCGTGGAAGGGACTATCCATGTCCTTATTAATCCTTGCCGGGATCATTCTTATGCAGATCCAACACGCCCAGAACGTATCAGTTGCCGAAGTGCTAATGGTGCTCATCCCTGTACTTATAGCTTCCTTTGCCTATCCGCTTGGTAACCGCAAAATGATGGAGGTTTGTGAAGGACGATTAGATGCCTTCGAAAGAGTATTAGGTATGACCATAGCCAGTCTACCTATATGGATCCTTCTAGCAGTTATTGCTTTCGTTGATACAGGAATGCCAAGCTCGAGCCAAACTTTTCAATCGTTTGTTGTTGCCCTTGCTTCCGGTGTCATTGCTACCGTTCTCTTTTTCAAAGCGACAGACATGGTCAAGGGTGATATGCAGCGTCTAGCTTCTGTAGAAGCTACTCAGTCGCTTGCCGTTGTCTTTACGCTTATTGGGGAGATCTCTATTCTTTCTGGAGCCCTGCCCCCTCTTCTTTCTTGGATAGGCGTGCTTCTCGTAGTCATTGGTATGGTCCTGCATAGCTACAATTCCCGTCGGAAGAGCAACAGTACTAAAAATCAAAAACAAACAGTCAGCGCCTGA
- a CDS encoding ABC transporter permease: protein MRKSVIWLATILGFLALLVSILPLLLQSFSAGWSWPHLFPTAYSWRSWIYLFSPSSRTWEAVMNTLVIAFAVTLINLVVSIPAANALARWPMKGKWMMEALLFAPLVVPAFVPMMGIHMTFIGLGLTDTLWGVILAHVIPTVPYVLRALITSYRTLGFEWEEQARMLGARRMQRFYHIVFPHLLPGIAAGAGLSLLVSASQYLITLLIGGGQVITLPLLLFPFISGGDPAVGSAYSLLFVGVALLAMLSMDFLLKGYYAKRNF, encoded by the coding sequence TTGAGAAAAAGCGTGATATGGCTTGCGACGATTCTAGGTTTTCTCGCCTTGCTTGTCTCCATCCTTCCACTTCTCCTGCAAAGTTTTTCCGCCGGTTGGAGTTGGCCTCACTTGTTCCCCACAGCATATAGTTGGCGATCCTGGATTTATTTATTTTCTCCTTCTTCTAGGACTTGGGAAGCGGTAATGAACACCTTAGTTATTGCGTTTGCGGTTACCCTCATCAATTTAGTGGTTAGTATTCCAGCCGCTAATGCACTGGCCAGATGGCCAATGAAAGGTAAATGGATGATGGAAGCCCTGTTGTTTGCTCCTTTAGTCGTTCCTGCCTTTGTCCCTATGATGGGAATCCATATGACATTTATTGGATTGGGGTTAACAGACACGCTATGGGGAGTTATCCTTGCTCATGTGATTCCAACAGTTCCCTATGTTCTTCGGGCACTTATTACAAGCTATCGTACACTAGGGTTTGAATGGGAGGAACAAGCAAGAATGCTCGGAGCTAGGAGAATGCAAAGGTTTTATCATATTGTTTTTCCGCATCTACTTCCGGGGATTGCAGCTGGTGCCGGACTAAGTCTACTAGTATCCGCCAGTCAGTACCTGATCACCTTACTCATCGGAGGCGGACAGGTGATAACACTACCCTTGCTCCTTTTCCCATTCATTAGTGGAGGAGACCCCGCTGTCGGTTCGGCCTATTCTTTGTTATTTGTTGGAGTGGCCTTATTAGCCATGCTCTCCATGGACTTTCTGCTTAAAGGATATTATGCTAAAAGGAACTTCTGA
- a CDS encoding VUT family protein, with translation MSILFYLLSIVTANVVTAAVMPFHLGALIIPAGSLIVGLTFILRDYVQKQHGRAKTYAIISFALMLSALSSYLLGDTLIIVLASAIAFLVSETTDTEIYSRLKLPFSMRVLYSGLVGGFLDSVLFVIIGLSPLGAGFLTWEMVPLAILGQILAKFLLQGLGVIVIKGIEKKTLNQPSSV, from the coding sequence ATGAGCATTTTATTTTATTTACTTTCCATTGTGACGGCAAATGTAGTTACAGCGGCTGTCATGCCCTTTCATCTTGGGGCCCTTATCATTCCGGCAGGCAGTTTAATTGTTGGCTTGACCTTTATCTTGCGTGACTACGTACAGAAACAGCATGGTAGGGCAAAAACGTACGCGATCATTTCCTTTGCTTTAATGCTATCCGCCCTAAGCTCTTATCTTCTAGGGGATACCTTAATTATTGTCTTAGCCTCAGCCATTGCCTTTCTAGTGTCCGAAACGACGGATACAGAGATTTATTCCCGTCTCAAGCTTCCCTTTAGTATGAGAGTTTTGTACAGCGGTTTGGTCGGGGGGTTTTTAGATAGTGTACTATTTGTCATTATCGGACTTTCACCTTTAGGTGCTGGTTTCTTAACTTGGGAGATGGTACCTTTAGCCATATTAGGTCAAATTCTTGCTAAGTTCCTACTGCAGGGATTAGGGGTAATCGTCATTAAGGGCATAGAAAAGAAAACGCTGAATCAGCCATCTTCTGTTTAA
- a CDS encoding ABC transporter ATP-binding protein: MASIRITDIKKTYDTKNQFLLTIKELCIREGEFFVLVGPSGCGKTTLLRLIAGLLEPDLGGIEINGQTVVGIPAERRGLGMVFQHALLFPHMNVEQNVAFGLKMQGMPKKERLKKAREILYQVELTGFESRIPTELSGGQQQRVSLARALVTHPRVLLLDEPFSALDPELRNGMRQLVKRMQREYKVTVVMVTHDREEAFVLGDRIGVMKEGTILQVGTPAELYKQTNHPDVAQFLGIRNILKGKRTGKWFLADGLKLELPTEDTDQEGWLVLRPEVLSATLHQDPNDSVNEGIMTGVLSQITYVGSVTLLEVQMGGHTLEVMNLGHEPDPSWVPGRAVTIRYRKSGLHFIPLR, from the coding sequence ATGGCCTCGATCCGTATAACAGACATCAAGAAAACATACGACACTAAAAATCAATTTTTACTTACAATAAAAGAATTGTGTATTAGAGAAGGAGAATTTTTTGTCCTGGTCGGACCTTCTGGTTGCGGAAAAACAACCCTGCTAAGACTGATTGCAGGGTTGCTTGAACCTGATTTAGGGGGCATTGAGATTAATGGGCAAACCGTAGTGGGGATACCAGCGGAGAGACGGGGACTGGGTATGGTGTTTCAGCATGCTTTGCTCTTTCCTCATATGAACGTAGAACAAAATGTAGCTTTTGGATTAAAGATGCAAGGCATGCCAAAGAAAGAGCGGTTAAAGAAAGCCCGAGAAATTCTGTATCAAGTAGAGCTAACAGGTTTTGAGAGCCGAATCCCGACGGAGCTTAGCGGTGGTCAGCAGCAACGAGTTTCCCTCGCTCGAGCTTTGGTTACCCATCCCAGGGTACTCCTCTTGGATGAACCCTTTAGTGCCCTAGATCCGGAACTGCGCAACGGGATGAGACAACTCGTAAAACGTATGCAAAGAGAATACAAGGTTACCGTTGTTATGGTGACACACGACCGGGAGGAAGCCTTTGTATTAGGGGATCGTATCGGTGTGATGAAAGAAGGAACGATTTTGCAGGTGGGAACACCAGCCGAGTTATACAAACAAACAAACCATCCTGACGTCGCGCAATTCTTGGGAATACGTAATATTTTGAAAGGGAAAAGAACGGGAAAGTGGTTTCTTGCGGATGGCTTAAAGCTCGAGTTACCAACGGAGGACACTGATCAAGAAGGGTGGTTGGTTCTACGGCCTGAAGTTCTATCCGCCACGCTGCATCAAGATCCGAATGATTCAGTAAATGAAGGGATTATGACAGGGGTTTTATCTCAGATAACTTATGTAGGTAGCGTCACCTTACTTGAAGTACAGATGGGTGGTCATACCCTTGAAGTGATGAATTTAGGTCATGAGCCTGACCCTTCATGGGTACCTGGTCGAGCCGTAACGATTAGGTATAGAAAGTCCGGATTGCATTTTATTCCTCTAAGGTGA
- a CDS encoding CDP-alcohol phosphatidyltransferase family protein has product MLDTHARKYVEPYISSTGRVLLRMGLSANQVTWIAFLLGILTGPLIYFEQPIWAIVFLWLSGFLDAVDGSMARSSKKTSAWGTVMDITFDRIVELSVIVGLAARFPQAQFLLLLLTASIVFSMTVFLTVGALSEKKGIKSFYYQAGLAERTEGFILFTVMILFPAWLLWSTGLFLAVEVFTALQRMFEARRILREEE; this is encoded by the coding sequence ATGCTTGATACACATGCAAGAAAGTACGTAGAACCATATATTTCGTCTACAGGGCGAGTCTTACTGAGGATGGGATTAAGCGCTAATCAAGTGACGTGGATAGCCTTTCTGCTAGGAATACTTACGGGCCCATTGATTTATTTTGAGCAACCGATCTGGGCGATTGTATTCCTATGGTTATCCGGTTTCTTAGATGCTGTCGATGGTTCCATGGCACGATCGAGTAAAAAGACATCGGCATGGGGAACGGTTATGGATATTACGTTTGATAGAATCGTAGAACTATCTGTAATTGTCGGACTTGCTGCCCGTTTTCCCCAAGCTCAGTTTCTGCTGTTACTTCTTACTGCTTCAATTGTTTTTTCAATGACGGTCTTTCTTACGGTGGGGGCGCTCTCGGAAAAGAAGGGAATTAAGTCATTCTACTATCAAGCGGGTCTAGCAGAACGAACAGAAGGCTTTATTCTCTTTACCGTCATGATCTTGTTTCCAGCCTGGTTATTGTGGTCAACGGGGTTGTTTTTGGCTGTGGAGGTCTTTACGGCCCTTCAACGTATGTTTGAAGCTCGTAGAATACTTAGAGAGGAGGAATAG
- a CDS encoding BH0509 family protein, which translates to MLSREERKNMINFIVNLYGVGADDFIYMTDTDVEGMYEKVYYEVELQRDI; encoded by the coding sequence ATGTTATCTAGAGAAGAAAGAAAAAACATGATTAATTTTATTGTGAATCTGTATGGAGTTGGAGCAGATGACTTTATTTATATGACAGATACAGACGTTGAGGGTATGTATGAAAAGGTGTATTACGAAGTGGAACTGCAAAGGGATATCTAA
- a CDS encoding glycine/sarcosine/betaine reductase selenoprotein B family protein: MWKQKIIGKVAEKMVHSVTTPPPIAEWNKDLSQARVALVTTAGVHLRSQPRFDVEAGDHSYRIIPDATTKEDLVISHTHYDRSDADQDINCVFPLDRLHELVESGTIGSTATHHFGLMGYIPKTELLIDETAPQVAQQLVEDGVDIVLLSPGUYICHQSVGLIQREIESRGIRTAAISHLPNVTKKVRAPRSLYLRFPLGRSFGGAGGSEIQARILKDLLDFAVVGEPESIVELPYRWKRD; this comes from the coding sequence ATGTGGAAGCAGAAAATCATTGGAAAAGTGGCGGAAAAGATGGTCCACTCCGTCACAACGCCACCGCCGATAGCTGAATGGAACAAGGATCTTTCTCAAGCAAGAGTAGCTTTAGTCACAACTGCTGGGGTGCATCTTAGAAGTCAGCCTAGATTTGACGTCGAAGCAGGAGATCACAGTTATCGAATCATTCCCGATGCTACGACAAAAGAGGATTTGGTTATTAGCCATACCCATTATGATCGCTCGGATGCTGATCAAGATATCAACTGCGTATTTCCACTTGATAGGTTACACGAACTTGTCGAGTCGGGGACCATTGGGAGTACAGCTACACATCACTTTGGTTTGATGGGATATATCCCTAAGACAGAGTTACTTATAGATGAAACCGCACCTCAAGTTGCCCAACAGTTGGTAGAGGATGGAGTAGACATTGTGCTTCTCTCACCTGGCTGATATATTTGCCATCAATCCGTGGGATTGATTCAAAGAGAGATCGAGAGCCGAGGCATTCGAACAGCAGCGATTAGCCATCTGCCGAATGTAACGAAGAAGGTGAGGGCCCCAAGATCCTTGTATTTGCGTTTTCCACTTGGAAGATCATTTGGAGGAGCGGGCGGGAGTGAGATACAAGCTAGAATACTGAAGGATTTGTTAGACTTCGCAGTCGTTGGGGAACCGGAGAGTATCGTCGAACTTCCCTATCGTTGGAAACGTGATTGA